The Aquila chrysaetos chrysaetos chromosome 17, bAquChr1.4, whole genome shotgun sequence region gctgtttcctgAAGCTCTCTGTTCTGGAGCATGGGGATTTGGATTTGGAGATGAagcagagggaggcaggaggaatcatagaatcatttaggttggaaaagacctttaagatcattggGTCCAACCATAAATCTAACACTGCCAcatccaccactaaaccatgtccctaagtgccacatctacgcatcttttaaatacctccaaagatggtgactcaaccacttccctggacagcctgttccaatgcttgacaacccttttagtgaataaatttttcctaatatccaatctaaacctgcCCTGGCACAACttcaggccatttcctcttATCCTAAATGCCACAATCCTCCTCGCTGCTTCTTCACGTGCTTTTGCGCATTGACCTTTGGGGCGCCAGTGGTGGGCCAAGGAGGTGCTGGTTCTGCTGTCCTTCACTTTAAGGGGAGGCAAGGGCAGAAATGCTGATGCTAATGCTGAGAATGTAGCTAGAATGACTTCTCTCTTTGTTGCTGCCTTGTTAATAatcttttcctctccatccctcccttttgcaggaggaagagaggaagtaAGGGTAGGGTGGAAGGGGGATTGCATATCCACCACCAGGTGATTCTactggcagagctgagcaggtCACAGCCAGTGTGGCCTTTGCATCCTGGGTTGGTGACAGGTGGGTTAGCCAGCACCATCTACCAGAGGAGGTAGAAGTGAGGACTTGGCAGGGGAGCAGGATTGGGAAGCAGCCTTGAAACTCTTCATTACCTAGGCAGTTCTTGTCGTTATTGTCTGCATCTGCCTCCAAAGCTGCCTTGTATCAATTCCCTTCCCACTGTCCCTCCATTTCGCTATTCTACAGTGCCATGAAAAATGAGCCAGGCTCTCTGTAGGGGTGAGTGGTTGATGTTGAAAGGCAGCAACTGCTGGTTCAACAGCCTGGGAGACTGAGGCTTCTTAATAGGAACTGGTGACAGCACTGGGATTTTAGtattgtgtttggttttggggaagGACAGGTTGTGTATCAGGAGAAAAAACTCTCATAATCAGAAAAAGCTATCATCAGGGCATCAGTTCCACACAATGTCTGTAGACAGAGCTCCAGGAATATTCATAAGGAGCATTCCTATTTCCTTGTCCTAGGGTTTTTTGCATATATGTCTCATATCCAGAGTGAGCTGAAATTCTAGAAGATGATAGATAAGGTCTCTAATGCTGTTCCCAGAGTTTGTTGTGCACCACCATGAAGGCATGCCATTTGTGTGTCAAAtgctgtatatccttccaagTGGCACGCACAGCTTACAGGGACAATATACATGGACGGAACTGAGGATCAGGTCTTGGTTCGTGATATACAGAATGGAGAAACCTGtccttattttgtgttttgaaagagGGATCCAAAAATGGGCAGTGGTTTCGGATGTAGGGATCTGAAGGCCCTGTGACAATACCGAGAAGCCAGGAGACAGTTTCAGAAGTGACCAAAAGGCCTAATTTAAGCATGCTGCCCTGAGGTGAAGGAAGGAGagttctgctctgctggggcaCTGTCCCAAGGCTCGTGGCCTGCTGCCTTGCCTgtcagtttctttcttttctttcctccccttcaGATCACAACAGTTGTCTTGGGAGAACAGGCTCGGACGGGAGAGAGACTGCCCAGGATGTCCAGCTGCCTGCCAAAACTGACCACGGTGCTGCTGAGCCACAGGCTTGGGGCTCTGTTTATCCTCACAATTTCATTTGTGTTCTTTGCCTCTGTCATGTTCTACTGGAGAACTGGGGAGGATGCTGAGGGCCAGCTCTACAGCTCGCCTGCTGAAATCCGCTGTGCTCACTCtgtgccttctcctccccatcccactgccgGTGggccccctccttccccaggggaTGTGTTTTTTGTGGAGACCTCGGAGCGAACTAACCCAAGTTACCTGTTCATGTGCTCCGTGGAGTCAGCGGCCCGGACGCACCCTGAGACAAGGGTCGTGGTGCTCATGAAAGGTTTGGCAAGTGGTAACGCCTCGTTACCCAACAACTGGGCATTCTCATTGCTGAGCTGCTTCCCCAACGTGGAAGTCCGGCCCCTGGACTTGACAGAGCTGTTCTCTGGCACACCTCTGGCAAAGTGGTACTTGCAGGCTCAGCAGCGCTGGGAGCCTTATTTCTTACCTGTCCTGTCTGATGCCTGCAGAATTACTATCATGTGGAAATTTGGTGGCGTCTACCTGGATACAGACTTCATTGTGCTTAAGAACTTAAAGAACCTCACCAATGCCCTTGGTATGCAGTCTCAGGATGTACTGAACGGagcttttctgtcctttgaacCCAAACACGAGTTCATGGAGCTTTGCATGCAGGACTTTGTGGATAACTACAATGGCTGGATCTGGGCGCACCAGGGCCCAGAGCTCCTAACACGTGTCTTCAAGAGGTGGTGCTCCACCAGTAAAATCCAGAATCCTATGAGCTGCAAAGGCATGAATGTTCTTTCCACAGAAGCCTTTTATCCTATTCGCTGGGAGGACTGGAAGAAGTTATTTGAAGCAATCAGCTCCTCAGAGCTTCACAGGCTCCTTAAGAACACCTACGCGGTGCACGTATGGAACAAACTGAGCCATGGGACAAAGCTAGATATAACGTCCCAGGCTTTTCTGGCTCAGCTGTATTCTCAGTTCTGCCCTGCCACATATACGAAGATGAAGAAGGACTCTGAAGAGCAGTCAAGGCCTGCAATGTGACCTGTGGGCCCTTGGCTGCAGGGAAGTTCCACACCCTGAAGGAAACTGAGTGCCTTTCACCTTCCCCAGAGTTGGTTTCTAGCCCATGAAGCAGGTATTCTGTGTGACAGCTCAGTGATTTTGTACCATTTCCGATATCTGCCTCAGATCCTACATGCTTCAAATATACACCAGAACCTGAGTTCAGACTCTCTTGTTGTTCTTCAGTAGCCCTtgatgctgcagggaagggtGAACTTGTTCATCGCTACCTATCAGTTGCTCCCCTGTTGCTGTTCTCAATTGCTTCACCTGTGTATCAGGCCTGAAAAGCCTCTCGTGTAGTTTCAACAGCTGTAGTAACCCTTGGCTTGCTCTCTGTAATGTTTCTAAGTATGTAAATAAATGCCAGCCGGTGCTATAGTACACGGCTTACTGGAGCTTAGGACCAAATTCCCTGGGTGGTAAAGATTCTTACAGCTGATGAAGTATATCGGGAGTATATGAAAATTGCTTTAAGAAGTGGAAAACATGTCAAATCTCTGCATGGCTCAGTGTAAAGTTTATCTTGGTTTCCAAAGGTACTTTATTTCAAATGATCTTTTCTACTGTTTTACATTCCACAGCGATAGGCTGACTTTTCTGGccttcttcaggaaaacaaatagacaaaagctgttcttttaCCAGTGTGAGTAAAGATCCTTGCTTTGTTGAAGAAATTCTTGTGGCAAGTGAGTATCTAACCAGTCCTTGTCACACTCTTGGAGGGTCTCAGCATCTGCCTGTTTCTGCATTGgtatgagaaggaaaagcattatGTTCCTTGCATTGGAGTACTGAACACATTGTGGAAGAACAGCGGCAGACATGTCCACATCAGCAGAAGGACCAGTGTCCCCAGTGACATCTTATTATTGTCACTGGGGATCTAGTCAGTGGATTATGTGGGGTCATTCATCTAACCCTACTGCAGATTACACAAGCAGATAAGTGATTGCAGACATCGCTGCCTGTAATGGGAACACAGGTGCCCATACCACGGACTTTTAAAGTTAGGTGAGATAAAGCTGACTGTGGCTTCTAGCAAACCTGGGCAAAGCCGATGCAGTGATAGACCTGCTGTTGATCTGATGACCGTTCTCGCATCTGAATGTTTCCTGTGTGTCCAGGGCACTGTAattgtaaaaatgcatttgaaattgACCTCTTATGAAATGAGGAATGGAGAAAAGGAATGTACTGTGGTTCTCCTTGTGCCAAATCAACGTTCCTGTCTGGAAGGCAAAGTGTAAGCAATGTGTGGTTATTGCTCTTTCAGATATGCAGTAGCTAACAAATAAGAGAAATATGTGTGTCAATTTTCATATGGCCTTTTCCTAAATTCCATTATCTGCTGAAGAGTACAGTGTTGTCATGCACGAAGGAAGGCTGATGTAAGTTTGATCCAGCCTTTAATATGAGCAGCAGCACGTTTCAAGGTTTGTCAGACCCTGAGCCACGGCACACTGTTGATTAAACACTCCATTGCAGACCAAAAGCGAGTGAGTCATCAATTTTTACTCAAAATGAGCTGTGTAAAACAACACATCAACTTACTCTGCCGACCGGTCCCGTGTCCATCCCCTCACCCCAAAAAAACCCGTAAGTTTTGCCTGATCGCTCTAACTACTAGCCTTCGCTGCTGGTGCCGAGGAGTACTGGATATGCTGTTCCAATGTGGTGCCCATGACGGCAAACAACCATCTGTAGCTCATATTCCTCTATCTTCACTGTTTCACGTGTGACTCTTTCTTCAGCCAGCAGGAAAATGACGGTGTAAAGGGCAAATTCAAACTCTGGGCTGACACCAATAAAGGTGCTTCCAATTGGCTTGACTGAGCCCTTCCAGCTGAACTGGATGCTCAAAACTTGGTCATCTTTGTCAGGCTGAAAgcataaacaaaacaacagaataaTCTCCCAACACAGCTGTGACCAGACAGATACAATTTCCAACTCCAGATTTTTGAGAGCATTGCAAGATTCAGTCATCCTTGCTGTGCCAGGGTGCTATAGCTGGAGCACAGCCTCTTCCCTGTCCTCTGGAGCATACATGATCATTTACCTCAATTAAGCTTCAGCGGTGTTGCAATTCTGTAAACACCAGcactactttttttaaatagtttttgtGAAAAACCAAAAGCTGGACTTGAGGGCATGCtagtattttttctgcttatatACACCTGGGCAAATTAGGTTCAAAACAGTTGAGCCTATGATTACCTCATTGTGCCTTGATTTGTAAccacagcttttatttctgtatccaTTTGTCTTATTTGCAAATGCACCTGCTTGTTCTTACCCTGGTTTTGTTCTTCCGAGCGACATATCCCTTGTAGTCGATTTGGTTGCGCTTTTCCTGAAGGTAAAACTGCACCCAGTTGTGCAAACCTAAGATCTGTTTACCACGCCTTGTTTCTCCAACAAAAACATGTTCAAAACCACAAGAATCAGGTCTGTAATAAACGAAAGAATAATATATAGGTCTTTTATGTGTTTAAATAGTTTAAATTGGCAGAGGTAAAAGGCAAGAAGATGCACAAGCTTGCTTAGGTTGATTTGTGAGcagtttttttatttgtctggatttgttgggttttctttcttactttgcACAAAATTTGCAATGAAATCTACCCACGAAGTCTAAATTTGTATCTGATGATGAAGGTAGCTAGTAAATGCCACAGAGGCTTCACTGCTGCTTATCCAGATTGTAGCAAGGCTtctgacactgtctcccataacaGACTCATAGACAAACTGATGAAGCACAGATTAGAAAAGTGGATGATGTGGTGGGCTGAAAAGTGGATGAAAGTCTGCGGTTGAAGGCTTGTGATTAGGGACACAAA contains the following coding sequences:
- the LOC115352503 gene encoding lactosylceramide 4-alpha-galactosyltransferase-like → MSSCLPKLTTVLLSHRLGALFILTISFVFFASVMFYWRTGEDAEGQLYSSPAEIRCAHSVPSPPHPTAGGPPPSPGDVFFVETSERTNPSYLFMCSVESAARTHPETRVVVLMKGLASGNASLPNNWAFSLLSCFPNVEVRPLDLTELFSGTPLAKWYLQAQQRWEPYFLPVLSDACRITIMWKFGGVYLDTDFIVLKNLKNLTNALGMQSQDVLNGAFLSFEPKHEFMELCMQDFVDNYNGWIWAHQGPELLTRVFKRWCSTSKIQNPMSCKGMNVLSTEAFYPIRWEDWKKLFEAISSSELHRLLKNTYAVHVWNKLSHGTKLDITSQAFLAQLYSQFCPATYTKMKKDSEEQSRPAM
- the LOC115352505 gene encoding poly(U)-specific endoribonuclease-A-like isoform X2; amino-acid sequence: MWDMDVNRLMPGKDYTIDLQGKAGAAQQGDSAVQDSAARHLFHNVNEERLKGIKTFATFISLLDNYEASTGVAEVVTPEEIAENNCFLDAILATEVMKLAHEYLLKKNLAKPNLADFKYQLYDIWFQLYARKEGDRPDSCGFEHVFVGETRRGKQILGLHNWVQFYLQEKRNQIDYKGYVARKNKTRPDKDDQVLSIQFSWKGSVKPIGSTFIGVSPEFEFALYTVIFLLAEERVTRETVKIEEYELQMVVCRHGHHIGTAYPVLLGTSSEG